CCGGAACCACATAGACCTTCTGCAGAATGCCGTCGCGCGGAGCGGTAACCGCCAAACTGTAATCGGCGTCCATGGGAGCCTGCTGCAAGCGCTTCAGCCGTTCCTGAACCGCCAACAGGTTGGCCTTGGTAACGGCCAGCTCTTCCTGCGCTTCTTCATGCGCACGGGCGCTTCCAGCACGGTCCTGGAGCAACTGTCGCGTCCTCTGCTCGCGCGCCACCGCCTTCCGCTCGACTGTTCCCAGACTGATCGCCAAGCGCTGCTCGGCCTGCGGCGTCAAAGTAACAGTGGCGGTATCGCCGGCCTGTGCCGGCGGCGCAACTTTGGCGGGAGGAGGAGCGCCGGCGGTCTCCGCTCCCGCGGGTGACTGACTGCATCCCGCCAAGCCCATCAGCAAACTCACAGCGGCAATGAGCAGATACTTATGGTTGTATGTCTGGTTGTACGTCAATGTTCGCTCCTACGCTGCGGTCCAGACTAACCAATGCCAGCCGCAGTGACAATTTGGCATCCAACTCACTCCAGCGGTCCGCCAGGCGCTGCCGCGTGGATTCGAAAAAGAAGAGATAGGAGACTTCACCGGCATGGTAAGTCTGCTCGGTTAAGCCTACTGACTCAGTTAATGAAGGGAGAATAGTCCTCCGCCATGAGTCGAGTGACTAACTAGCCTGTATTACTCTGGCGTATGACTCAGTGACTTCCAGCTCGATGCGATGCTTCAAAGCCAGTTGATCTTTGGTTGCCTTTTCCACGGCGGCATCGGCTCGCTGGAGCAATCCCTGATTGCGATCGAAGATTGGAATGCTGCCCTGCAACCCGGGACCCGCCTCAAAACCCTCCGTACCCTTAGCGTTGGCATCCACGACGACGGTGGCATTCAGGTAGCTCCAGCGATCCAGACCCGCGCGCTCCCGAGCGGCTTCCAAACCTAGTTCAATCGCTCGCAGGTCGGGCCGCGATGCCAAGGCCTGTGCGACCACCGCGTTCACTTCGGGCAGCGCGGGCACGTCCCGCTCGACGGGAGCAATCTCAAATCCAGATGCGACTCCCAATGTAACTCCTGATGACTCGGGGCCAAGTCCCAGCAGGGAGCGTAGCCACTCTTTGGCGATGGCTGATTCCTTTTTAGAACGCCCGGCTTGTTCTTGCGCGACATCCCGCTCGGTGTGCGCGGCGAGAGATTCCAACTC
This genomic window from Acidobacteriota bacterium contains:
- a CDS encoding HlyD family secretion protein, coding for MTYNQTYNHKYLLIAAVSLLMGLAGCSQSPAGAETAGAPPPAKVAPPAQAGDTATVTLTPQAEQRLAISLGTVERKAVAREQRTRQLLQDRAGSARAHEEAQEELAVTKANLLAVQERLKRLQQAPMDADYSLAVTAPRDGILQKVYVVPGQVVPTAAALFEVISLNTLWVRVPVSVSDRPLLNRGASASIHGLTGQTETGSLRGTPVQAPPTADAATASVDLYYEVANFGGRLIPGEKVGVTLSLEMRRSHSWFLTPPYLLTIMLFHGPMCLPILVSTKDTELQ
- a CDS encoding TolC family protein is translated as MISNGLDLVRDTRIAYWEAVMAERRALLAEESSQLRGQIAELVLLRLRAGDLSELESLAAHTERDVAQEQAGRSKKESAIAKEWLRSLLGLGPESSGVTLGVASGFEIAPVERDVPALPEVNAVVAQALASRPDLRAIELGLEAARERAGLDRWSYLNATVVVDANAKGTEGFEAGPGLQGSIPIFDRNQGLLQRADAAVEKATKDQLALKHRIELEVTESYARVIQAS